gcataagaattgcttgaacccgggagaaggttgcaatgagccgagattacatggtgagactctgtctcaacaaaacaaaaaacaaaacaaaaaacaaaaacaagagacaGGGACTCCAGCTGAGACCTCTTCTGAGGACCGGAAAGAGTCGTTGTGCCAATCTAGCCTCAGTTCCTCAATATGCAAAGTGGGAGCTTCATCCTAGTTGGCTTCAATATGGCAAGTAAGAGATATATCTTACTCTCCCTGCAAAGGGCAAATAGGATGAAAAGATGTAGGCTTCTGGTGTCAACTAGACCCCTGTACCTGCTCCCGGCACGGGGGAAGGGTGAGACCCAGCACCATCAACCTTGTGACTCACCTGTCATGAGGTTGGCTTTCAGAAGGGCATCCTTGATGAGGTCATAGGTCACCAGCTCAGCACAGTTGACAATGGCATTACGAGCAACATTGGGAGAGGTCCCTGTAGGAAGAGGGAGATCCTGGGTGAGACCAGAGAAtcagggaggaggaaaaggggaaaagaaaacaactgtACACACCTTTCCAGAGGCCCCCAAACCCTTCCTCTCGGGCAATGGTCTTGTAGGCATCGACGGTGCTTTGGTATCTCCGACCTCCAGCCCGGGCCTGAGCTTGGAACCGGACCTTTACCACATCCGTGGGCtgggccacagccacagccagggCACCTGTGGTGCTGCCTGCTAGGAGGCGGCTCCCAATGCTGGCATCTGTGGGCGAGTCAGGGGGTCAGTGGCCAGCGGGCTTGCACTGGTTTTTTACCTCATCTCTCCTCACCAAAACCACCCTGTCACTGTCATCTCCTGCTTTGGGGAATAGAATCCAGAAGCTTTTGGCCTTCTACAAGCTCTTGCTCTAAGAACTCCTCACATCAAACAAAATATCCCTATGAATGTCTACTCCTTGATAGGGACACAGCAAGGGGTAAGACCAAAATGAAACCTGGTGCTttctttcataaaacattttcatttaccTGCTCAACAGCCCTGAGAAATCACAATCATTTCCATCTGACAAATgtaaaaccaaggctcagagagaagtGGCTTTCTGAGGACCGGGACTCCTAAGACTTGGGATCTCAGGTCAGCTTTACTTCTTCCTGCCATGTGATCTTGGGAAAGAAAACTTTTGTTTGGGGCtctgtttcttcatatgtaaaatggaggGTTGGCAGAGCATAGTAAGGAGGTGAAAGGGAAGAACGCTGGCCTTGAAGGCGAGTGTCCTGGCTCTCTACTGTGTGCCCTTGGCCAAAGTCCCCCTCTACCCACTgccttcccacctcagtctcttcttCTATAACACTGGGATGATACTGCCTACTCCCAAGGTGGTGGTGAGGACTGTCATGGGATGATGCCCTGCTCAGAGCCTGGTGTAGCGCAGGTGCTCGGGAACTATGCGGAGGACCAGGCCCTTCCAGTTCTCTGTTCCTCTGATCTTCCTAAGGATCATGAGGCCTAAAAACACCTATATGGCTTAATGAACTAAGATCTATCATCACTGAGAAAAAAGGGCCAAGGGGCCTCCAGCCTAGCTCCATACTCACGCTCAGAGCCCTTGGTGTAGAACTGTTTGACAGAGTCATACAGGCCAATGCGGACAGAGGCAAAGCTCATTTGACGCTGCAGGCCGGCAACCAGTCCATTGTAGAGGCTTCGGGGGCCCTCGGTACGCACCATGGTCAGAATGGTGCCCAGCACACCGCGGTACTGGGCGCCGGCTGTAGCGCGCACTGGCCCCTGACTTTCTCCTTGGATCTGCAAGGCCAAAACGGGGTAGCTACAGGGATAGGCATGTTGCCCTTCCCACCTCCAGTCATCTTGATGCTCCAAATACCCACTGGCCCTTGAGGGGTCTGTGTCCTTGGGGAGGGAACAGAGTAGACACCATCAAGATCCCCAGGCTTCATCCCCTCACCTGTAACCGGACTTTAGCAGTATCCAGAGGAAAGGTGATGAGATCTGCAATGCAGGCAGCTGTGCCAGCCCCAAGAAACTTCACAGTGGCAGTAGGGGGGATATCTGTGGCCTTGAACCCAACCATGATGCTGATTTCCTGCTACCTC
This portion of the Macaca mulatta isolate MMU2019108-1 chromosome 14, T2T-MMU8v2.0, whole genome shotgun sequence genome encodes:
- the UCP2 gene encoding dicarboxylate carrier SLC25A8 isoform X3, with the protein product MVGFKATDIPPTATVKFLGAGTAACIADLITFPLDTAKVRLQIQGESQGPVRATAGAQYRGVLGTILTMVRTEGPRSLYNGLVAGLQRQMSFASVRIGLYDSVKQFYTKGSEHASIGSRLLAGSTTGALAVAVAQPTDVVKVRFQAQARAGGRRYQSTVDAYKTIAREEGFGGLWKGTSPNVARNAIVNCAELVTYDLIKDALLKANLMTDDLPCHFTSAFGAGFCTTVIASPVDVVKTRYMNSALGQYSSAGHCALTMLQKEGPRAFYKG
- the UCP2 gene encoding dicarboxylate carrier SLC25A8 isoform X2, which gives rise to MVGFKATDIPPTATVKFLGAGTAACIADLITFPLDTAKVRLQIQGESQGPVRATAGAQYRGVLGTILTMVRTEGPRSLYNGLVAGLQRQMSFASVRIGLYDSVKQFYTKGSEHASIGSRLLAGSTTGALAVAVAQPTDVVKVRFQAQARAGGRRYQSTVDAYKTIAREEGFGGLWKDDLPCHFTSAFGAGFCTTVIASPVDVVKTRYMNSALGQYSSAGHCALTMLQKEGPRAFYKGFMPSFLRLGSWNVVMFVTYEQLKRALMAACTSREAPF
- the UCP2 gene encoding dicarboxylate carrier SLC25A8 (The RefSeq protein has 1 substitution, 1 non-frameshifting indel compared to this genomic sequence), which codes for MVGFKATDVPPTATVKFLGAGTAACIADLITFPLDTAKVRLQIQGESQGPVRATAGAQYRGVLGTILTMVRTEGPRSLYNGLVAGLQRQMSFASVRIGLYDSVKQFYTKGSEHASIGSRLLAGSTTGALAVAVAQPTDVVKVRFQAQARAGGGRRYQSTVDAYKTIAREEGFGGLWKGTSPNVARNAIVNCAELVTYDLIKDALLKANLMTDDLPCHFTSAFGAGFCTTVIASPVDVVKTRYMNSALGQYSSAGHCALTMLQKEGPRAFYKGFMPSFLRLGSWNVVMFVTYEQLKRALMAACTSREAPF
- the UCP2 gene encoding dicarboxylate carrier SLC25A8 isoform X4, which encodes MVGFKATDIPPTATVKFLGAGTAACIADLITFPLDTAKVRLQIQGESQGPVRATAGAQYRGVLGTILTMVRTEGPRSLYNGLVAGLQRQMSFASVRIGLYDSVKQFYTKGSERTSPNVARNAIVNCAELVTYDLIKDALLKANLMTDDLPCHFTSAFGAGFCTTVIASPVDVVKTRYMNSALGQYSSAGHCALTMLQKEGPRAFYKGFMPSFLRLGSWNVVMFVTYEQLKRALMAACTSREAPF
- the UCP2 gene encoding dicarboxylate carrier SLC25A8 isoform X1, which gives rise to MVGFKATDIPPTATVKFLGAGTAACIADLITFPLDTAKVRLQIQGESQGPVRATAGAQYRGVLGTILTMVRTEGPRSLYNGLVAGLQRQMSFASVRIGLYDSVKQFYTKGSEHASIGSRLLAGSTTGALAVAVAQPTDVVKVRFQAQARAGGRRYQSTVDAYKTIAREEGFGGLWKGTSPNVARNAIVNCAELVTYDLIKDALLKANLMTDDLPCHFTSAFGAGFCTTVIASPVDVVKTRYMNSALGQYSSAGHCALTMLQKEGPRAFYKGFMPSFLRLGSWNVVMFVTYEQLKRALMAACTSREAPF